In the genome of Alphaproteobacteria bacterium, the window ATTTGATTTTTATGAGATTGACCCTGATGTAGTTTATGTAGCAACGAAATCTAATTTATTCTCATATATTGAAGATTGTCCTCCTGAGTCACGGGTTATTCTGGGAGATGCTCGCCTAAATATGGGGAACGCCGAAGATGGACAATATGACCTTATCGTCGTTGACACATTTAGCTCCGATTCTATTCCCACGCACATGTTAACTAAGGAAGCTTTTGAATTGTATTTCAAAAAGTTAGCCCCTGGTGGCCTCATCGCCTTGAACATATCTAATAGATATTATGATTTTCAACCAATGCTAGCGGGGATGGCAAGTGCATTTAATGCCAAGATGTATGTTAATGACTTTGAAACCGATGATGAATGGGAAAATTTTATAACTTCTTCCAGGTGGGTTGTAATTGGTCAATCTAATAAATTCAATAAGTTCTTTAAGAAACGGAAAAGTTGGAGAAAGACTGTCCCAACTAAGGATGTTTCAGTATGGACCGATGATTTTTCGAGTGTGATGACGCTTCTGCATTAGCTTCTAAGCTAGATGCTTATGAAACGTCCTCCCTCTTGGTTGCTGGATATGTTTGCTCCTATAGACCCAGACCGGGATTTTGTTTGAGTTGCTCAGAATAGCCTAGCCTAAGAAATACTCCAGGGGGGAGTGTCAGAAGTGTCGTTTTGAGAAGGAGCCTAAGAATCTCTTTTTTGCAAAAGCCCTACCAGAACCAGATTTAAAATACCGCTCAAGCTCCCTGGCACTCTTCTCGTTCTCTATGGCAACATAAGACTTTAAAACAACTGGACGAAAGGGTTTTGTTGAAATAACACCACCATCCTGATGAGACGCTAACCTACGCTTCAAATCATTTGTTGATCCTACGTAAAATTGCTCATTTCTAAGTTGAAGAAAATATACATACCACATGGACCCTCCGCATGGAGGATTGTACATGTATCAGGAAATCCAGTATACCTATACGATAGGATGCTTTTGATAATTAAAGCAATGAACTCTGCCAGCCATCCCTTCGCCAAGGTATACCTTCTCAATTTGTTGTGCGCTGAAAGGCTTCG includes:
- a CDS encoding fused MFS/spermidine synthase, which gives rise to MIPTTYYHPKGPLGAVFKHVEGKRVAILGMGAGTCACLGNKDQIFDFYEIDPDVVYVATKSNLFSYIEDCPPESRVILGDARLNMGNAEDGQYDLIVVDTFSSDSIPTHMLTKEAFELYFKKLAPGGLIALNISNRYYDFQPMLAGMASAFNAKMYVNDFETDDEWENFITSSRWVVIGQSNKFNKFFKKRKSWRKTVPTKDVSVWTDDFSSVMTLLH
- a CDS encoding GIY-YIG nuclease family protein, with translation MWYVYFLQLRNEQFYVGSTNDLKRRLASHQDGGVISTKPFRPVVLKSYVAIENEKSARELERYFKSGSGRAFAKKRFLGSFSKRHF